A genomic window from Carassius auratus strain Wakin chromosome 45, ASM336829v1, whole genome shotgun sequence includes:
- the LOC113062850 gene encoding adhesion G-protein coupled receptor F3, giving the protein MQIIRIKTLSGAGMLLFAALFMFGQPSNVGSTEVTYWAEIMIEGNKTLNVGVYLPGLIGTVLDTTGVTITGAEIAAECEIIGQNSTCWCGTDYVWSNLVCDSVNKCCNVQQCVANISTYTPLCLPKMNVSLIGMLTGSNATVEATLLSAFNVLNAFNSLTIQSTTYTGLSTYAHNFTVSLSSVFSTSKVQGIIATLLTQKSVYSLSVRSLGMVYMEAPTGKVCYNSKQQLNCTSIEAMSKCVWQMSRDDEDPLILGPGSEVQLSDTCTDLSTVTLLKTNGYWSGIYSCLFVSGNLAHMAIAPIQIALLPEVINVTSNPQTADCSASTSTQVSIACTIENSTETYTAKLKLGNTENSASKAEINGIISYTAVFTVDCVAASKPSSLDASCTLENSLGQLRNQTIKVPIIYPSDMFCAEDKIDDRIWPKTKNNETASIDCTAPGRQGIMKRKCNGKQWGEEVSLCVKAILNSVALQAKDFEKGLGATQEGAQLIFQSLKNNTVDDSDNTFGDVKAAVSVFETMNKASANMPLGENLLADFIDSASSMLNVTWDVGDKEESNSVATQYLSSVEGLVKNIRINASEGYNSTNIQLQICRNGSSCNRTVFNVDVELNATADMVKTVGLQSLANRMPKLGYEDSTFPSIVVSSTVENNTQSSVNIKMAFPNEQGGSTKMTCVFWNVTEKRWSDEGCEFVKGSGNLAYCQCNHLTSFSMLMSKHAVSMPFLDQLTYVGLGVSICSLIVYIIIECLVWKAVVKSNLSHFRHTALLNISLCLLLADCSFLASSFPSILNESLCLVLVLAKHYFFLAMFFWMLCLSVMLVHQLMFVFSHIGKKMYMILGFTIGYVCPTVTVAVTYVYYDQTKDIPYYSSKTCWLTYKSAMQGSIHAFLFPVGTIVLVNVFSMVVVIATVLKPSGAESNKKGDKEAAKSIIKVVIFLTPIFGGTWILGLFVFLMDDFTQFITYVVHYAFTIVNSLQGFFILLTGCFAEKRVRDEILRIVLGKSAKDQGTVTTTK; this is encoded by the exons ATGCAGATTATAAG GATCAAGACACTCTCTGGTGCAGGAATGCTGCTTTTTGCTGCACTATTCATGTTTGGCCAA CCTTCAAATGTGG GGTCCACAGAGGTGACCTATTGGGCAGAGATCATGATTGAGGGAAATAAAACCTTAAATGTGGGAGTCTATCTGCCTGGACTTATAGGGACTGTTCTGGATACAACGGGAGTAACTATCACAGGCGCTGAAATAGCAGCAG AGTGTGAGATAATTGGCCAAAACTCAACATGCTGGTGTGGAACAGACTATGTTTGGAGCAATCTTGTTTGTGACAGTGTAAATAAATGCTGCAATGTGCAACAATGTGTGGCAAATATATCAACCTACACACCTCTGTGTCTGCCCAAAATGAACG TTTCACTCATTGGCATGCTCACTGGGAGCAACGCAACAGTCGAAGCCACG TTGCTGAGTGCTTTTAATGTGCTGAATGCCTTCAACTCACTGACTATCCAAAGCACCAC TTACACAGGGTTAAGTACGTACGCTCACAATTTCACAGTGTCTCTTAGTTCTGTGTTTTCCACCAGCAAAGTCCAAGGCATAATTGCTACGCTGTTGACGCAAAAATCAGTTTACAGTCTCAGTGTTAGGTCTCTAG GCATGGTATACATGGAGGCACCTACAGGAAAAGTGTGTTATAATTCAAAACAACAACTGAACTGTACCAGTATCGAAGCTATGAGCAAGTGCGTGTGGCAGATGTCCAGAGATGATGAGGACCCTTTGATTCTGGGACCAGGAAGTGAAGTACAGCTGTCAGATACTTGTACAGATCTCTCAACAGTCACACTGCTCAAGACAAATGGATACTGGTCAG GAATATACAGCTGCCTTTTTGTCTCAGGGAACTTAGCTCACATGGCCATAGCACCTATTCAAATTGCACTGCTGCCAGAGGTCATTAATGTGACAAGCAATCCACAAACTGCAGACTGTTCTGCATCAACATCCACCCAAGTCAGCATCGCATGTACCATCGAAAACAGCACTGAAACCTACACAGCAAAGCTAAAACTCGgaaatactgaaaattcagcaagTAAAGCag AAATCAATGGAATAATCAGTTATACAGCGGTATTCACTGTTGACTGTGTAGCGGCAAGCAAACCAAGTTCACTTGATGCCAGTTGCACTTTAGAGAACTCTTTGGGTCAGCTGcgaaatcaaacaataaaagtacCAATCATTTACC ccAGTGACATGTTTTGTGCAGAGGACAAAATTGATGATAGAATATGGCCAAAAACAAAGAATAATGAAACAGCCAGTATAGATTGCACTGCGCCTGGGAGACAGGGCATAATGAAACGCAAATGCAATGGAAAACAATGGGGGGAAGAAGTCTCTCTGTGTGTTAAAGCAATCCTGAATAGTGTAGCTTTGCAAGCAAAG GATTTTGAAAAAGGACTTGGAGCAACACAAGAAGGCGCTCAGCTTATCTTTCAGAGCttgaaaaataacacagttgatgACAGTGATAACACTTTTGGTGATGTCAAGGCAGCAGTTTCTGTTTTCGAAACTATGAACAAGGCATCAGCAAACATGCCACTAGGCGAGAACCTTCTTGCA GATTTCATCGACTCAGCCAGCAGCATGCTGAATGTAACCTGGGATGTGGGAGACAAGGAAGAGAGCAATTCAGTGGCCACACAATATCTGTCATCCGTTGAAGGTCTCgtgaaaaacatcagaataaatgCCAGCGAAGGCTACAACTCCACAAATATTCAGCTTCAGATCTGCCGAAACGGCAGCAGTTGCAACAGAACCGTTTTCAATGTGGATGTTGAGCTGAATGCAACAGCAGATATGGTGAAAACAGTAGGATTACAGAGCTTGGCCAACCGCATGCCAAAGCTGGGCTATGAGGATTCAACTTTTCCTAGCATAGTTGTATCCAGCACAGTTGAGAACAACACTCAGTCATCAGTGAACATAAAAATGGCTTTTCCGAATGAACAGGGCGGCAGTACTAAGATGACCTGCGTTTTCTGGAACGTTACTGAGAAAAGATGGTCAGATGAGGGCTGCGAATTTGTTAAAGGCTCTGGGAACCTTGCGTACTGTCAATGCAACCATCTCACCTCCTTCTCCATGCTCATGTCTAAGCATGCAGTAAGCATGCCTTTTCTAGATCAGCTCACGTACGTTGGACTGGGAGTCTCCATTTGCTCTCTCATCGTATACATCATCATCGAGTGTTTGGTCTGGAAAGCCGTAGTCAAATCCAACCTTTCCCACTTCCGGCACACTGCTCTCCTCAACATCTCTCTGTGTCTGCTTTTGGCAGACTGCAGCTTCTTAGCTTCCTCCTTCCCATCAATCCTAAATGAATCCCTGTGCCTGGTATTGGTGTTGGCGAAGCATTACTTCTTCCTTGCGATGTTCTTTTGGATGCTGTGTCTGAGCGTCATGTTGGTTCACCAGCTCATGTTCGTCTTCAGTCATATCGGAAAAAAGATGTACATGATCCTCGGATTCACCATTGGCTATGTTTGTCCGACAGTGACTGTGGCTGTTACATATGTGTACTACGACCAAacaaaggacatcccatactacaGCTCTAAAACGTGCTGGCTTACCTATAAGTCAGCCATGCAGGGATCCATCCACGCATTTCTCTTCCCAGTCGGGACCATCGTGCTGGTGAATGTGTTTTCCATGGTGGTGGTCATTGCAACCGTTTTGAAGCCGTCTGGAGCTGAGAGCAACAAAAAGGGAGACAAAGAAGCGGCGAAAAGCATCATCAAAGTGGTTATCTTTCTCACGCCTATTTTTGGTGGGACTTGGATTCTGGGGCTTTTTGTGTTTCTGATGGACGACTTTACACAGTTTATTACATACGTAGTGCATTACGCATTCACCATTGTCAACTCCCTGCAG GGCTTCTTCATCTTGTTGACAGGATGTTTTGCAGAAAAAAGG gtcCGAGATGAAATACTGAGAATAGTTCTGGGG AAATCAGCAAAAGATCAAGGAACAGTAACAACCACAAAATAA
- the mep1a.2 gene encoding meprin A subunit alpha, with protein sequence MDSVWRIISFIVLLMLKGHALPTQYGEDADAGELREDILEINLDSQRDLFEGDIAGDPRRNAILDEKARWEFPIPYILTDSLDLNAKGVILQALEMYRLKSCVDFKPYEGESTYISFTKLDGCWSFVGDLKTGQNVSIGDRCDTKAIVEHELLHALGFYHEQSRSDRDDYVHIWWDQIIPGKEHNFNKYEDDFITDLNTPYDYESIMHYRPLSFNKDPDVPTITTTIPAFNNIIGQRLDFSVLDLERLNRMYECSASLTLLDQCAFEQINICGMIQNDEDDDDWVQTSSSTDVKDHTLGGQCRDAGYYMKFDTANKAEGHSALLESRILYPKRNQQCLEFFYRMSGDPGDQLIIWVRRDDGAGNVRKVSKVYTFTGDGEESWKIAHVSLNVEEKFRYFFQGIVGSNKTSGGIFVDDITLTETSCPNAVWRIQNFTNLLKSVPHGERVQSSRFYNSEGYAYGINVYPNGRKGSSEDFVGITFHLFSGENDAVLEWPAENRQVTVSVMDQNPDTTLQMSNSRSFTTEWDESCFCYRGPEFGWGTFISHDQLRRRDFLKNDDLIITVNFDDLAHLLRSEVPIKAGLSSDPQSVEESYDRPKVRQPRAISDPCQPNPCHNGGVCVLHRGKPTCRCVSGQAIVYTGDTCEKQHIDGGILGVLIGGAAGTIALTAAIIAVIYRQN encoded by the exons ATGGACTCTGTGTGGAGAATCATTTCCTTCATAGTACTTCTCATGCTCAAG GGGCATGCCCTTCCAACTCAGTATG GTGAGGATGCAGATGCAGGTGAATTACGGGAGGACATTCTTGAAATCAATTTag ATTCCCAAAGAGATTTGTTTGAAGGAGATATTGCTGGAGAT CCACGGAGAAATGCAATATTAGATGAAAAAGCAAGATGGGAGTTTCCCATTCCATACATCCTTACAGATAGTTTGG ATCTTAATGCAAAAGGAGTGATTCTTCAAGCTTTGGAAATGTATCGTCTTAAGTCTTGTGTGGACTTTAAGCCCTATGAAGGAGAGAGCACCTACATTTCTTTCACAAAGCTGGATGG ATGTTGGTCATTTGTCGGAGACTTAAAGACGGGGCAGAATGTCTCTATAGGGGACAGATGTGACACTAAGGCCATTGTAGAACATGAACTTCTTCATGCACTGGGTTTTTACCATGAGCAGTCACGTTCAGACAGGGATGACTATGTTCATATCTGGTGGGATCAGATCATTCCAG GAAAGGAGCACAATTTCAATAAGTATGAGGATGATTTTATAACCGACTTAAACACGCCCTATGATTACGAGTCCATCATGCACTACAGGCCTCTGTCTTTCAACAAGGACCCTGATGTTCCCACCATAACCACCACCATCCCTGCCTTCAATAACATAATAGGACAGCGCTTAGACTTCAGTGTTCTTGATCTGGAGAGGCTGAATCGCATGTATGAATGCA GTGCATCCCTCACTCTTCTGGATCAATGTGCCTTTGAGCAGATCAACATTTGTGGAATGATTCagaatgatgaggatgatgatgactgGGTCCAGACTTCAAGCTCTACAGATGTAAAGGACCACACACTTGGAGGGCAATGCAGAG ATGCTGGCTATTATATGAAGTTTGATACTGCTAACAAAGCTGAGGGACACAGTGCTTTGCTGGAATCACGGATTCTTTACCCCAAGAGGAACCAGCAGTGCCTTGAGTTCTTCTACAGGATGAGTGGAGACCCTGGTGACCAGCTTATCATTTGGGTCAGAAGAGATGATGGGGCCGGAAATGTTCGCAAAGTCAGCAAAGTTTACACATTCACGG GTGATGGGGAGGAGTCATGGAAAATTGCACACGTCTCTCTaaatgttgaggaaaagttcCGGTATTTCTTCCAGGGTATTGTTGGCTCCAACAAAACATCAGGAGGGATCTTTGTAGATGACATTACTCTGACTGAAACATCATGCCCAAATGCTGTCTGGAGGATCCAGAACTTCACCAATCTCCTTAAATCGGTCCCACATGGTGAAAGAGTCCAGAGTTCCCGTTTTTACAACTCTGAGGGTTATGCTTACGGAATTAATGTTTATCCAAACGGCAGGAAAGGCTCATCTGAAGACTTTGTTGGAATCACATTTCACCTCTTTTCTGGCGAGAATGATGCAGTTTTAGAATGGCCTGCAGAGAATCGGCAAGTCACTGTATCGGTTATGGACCAAAATCCAGACACAACACTTCAAATGTCTAACAGCAGAAGCTTCACCACTG AATGGGATGAAAGTTGCTTTTGCTACAGAGGTCCAGAGTTTGGCTGGGGCACATTCATCTCGCATGATCAGCTCCGCAGGAGAGACTTCCTCAAGAACGACGACCTGATCATCACTGTTAATTTTGATG ATTTGGCACATCTTTTAAGATCAGAAGTTCCAATCAAAGCTGGCCTCTCAAGCGACCCTCAATCTGTAGAAGAAAGCTATGACAGACCAAAAGTCCGGCAGCCACGAGCGATCAGTGACCCATGTCAGCCAAACCCCTGCCATAATGGAGGTGTGTGTGTCCTACATCGGGGGAAACCAACTTGTAG GTGTGTCTCTGGACAGGCCATTGTGTACACAGGAGACACCTGTGAGAAACAGCACATCGATGGAGGAATTCTGGGAGTTCTGATCGGTGGTGCTGCAGGAACTATAGCTCTTACTGCCGCCATTATAGCTGTGATCTACAGGCAGAACTAA
- the mep1a.1 gene encoding meprin A, alpha (PABA peptide hydrolase), tandem duplicate 1, translating into MLLPRLLVFTVLAAALHAIPLSTRIHEVEDEPDFNPFINLGAKTQLIEGDIAIPPGRVGLIDETYRWKFPIPYILSDSLDLNAKGAVHQALEMYRLKSCVDFKPYEGEKTYIKFEKRDGCWSYVGDLQNGQVLSLGPGCDHKAVIEHELLHALGFYHTQSRQDRDDYVKIWLDQVNEGMEHNFNKYDDSFVTDLNTPYDYESVMHYRPFAFNKDPNIPTITTNIPEFFNIIGQYLDFSEMDIVRLNRMYNCSSSLTLLDQCTFENINICGMIQSSTDDADWVHLKSSPGSEDHTLSGQCRDLGYTVHFDTSTGHAEQSALLESRILYPKRKIQCLQFFYKMTGRVKDRLVIWAKMDDGTGTVRKLKKLHTIWADEDKTWKIAHVPIQIGAKFRYAFQGVKGDPTNSEGGIFIDDISLTETHCPAAVWRIQNFSGILETADYNTVLNSPRFYSPEGYGFGVQVRPLSGYSDYTGNYTGLYFHLASGDNDIVMQWPALNRQATIVVMDQDPDIKLRMSSARSLTTDMSTVSGGKLIWDNPRNVGTFDPSCQCYRGDSLGWRSFIKHYDLRRRNYLKNDDLIIFVDFEDLTSLINSEVPIAPKV; encoded by the exons ATGCTTTTACCAAGGCTGCTTGTCTTTACAGTGCTGGCTGCAGCACTTCACGCT ATTCCACTTTCAACTCGTATTCATG AGGTTGAAGATGAACCCGATTTTAACCCTTTCATCAATCTTG GAGCAAAAACCCAGCTGATTGAGGGAGACATTGCCATACCT CCTGGCCGTGTTGGTCTTATTGACGAAACATACAGATGGAAGTTCCCTATTCCATACATTCTGTCTGACAGCCTTG ACCTTAATGCAAAAGGTGCTGTTCATCAGGCGCTTGAAATGTACCGTCTAAAGTCCTGTGTTGATTTCAAACCCTACGAGGGCGAGAAGACATACATCAAATTTGAGAAGCGAGATGG GTGCTGGTCGTATGTTGGAGATCTACAGAATGGGCAGGTGCTTTCTCTAGGGCCTGGCTGTGATCATAAGGCCGTGATTGAGCATGAACTGCTGCATGCCCTTGGCTTTTACCATACACAGTCTCGCCAGGACCGAGATGACTATGTGAAGATCTGGCTAGATCAGGTCAATGAAG gcaTGGAGCATAACTTCAACAAATATGACGACAGTTTTGTCACAGATCTAAATACTCCATATGACTATGAATCTGTCATGCATTATCGTCCATTTGCTTTCAACAAAGACCCCAATATTCCTACCATCACCACCAACATCCCAGAGTTCTTCAACATCATAGGGCAATACCTGGACTTTAGTGAGATGGACATTGTCAGACTGAATCGAATGTACAACTGCt CCTCTTCTCTGACCCTGCTGGACCAATGCACTTTtgaaaacataaacatttgtGGGATGATACAGAGTTCCACTGATGATGCTGACTGGGTCCATCTTAAAAGCTCTCCTGGCTCCGAGGACCATACACTCAGTGGACAATGCAGAG ATTTAGGATATACTGTGCACTTTGACACCTCCACTGGACATGCAGAGCAGTCTGCTCTCCTCGAGTCCCGCATCCTGTATCCAAAGAGGAAGATACAATGTCTCCAATTTTTCTACAAAATGACTGGAAGAGTAAAGGACAGGCTAGTAATTTGGGCCAAGATGGATGATGGAACCGGAACCGTGCGTAAATTAAAGAAACTCCACACAATCTGGG CTGATGAAGACAAAACATGGAAGATTGCTCATGTGCCGATACAAATAGGGGCAAAGTTCCGCTATGCATTTCAGGGAGTTAAAGGAGACCCCACTAACTCTGAAGGAGGCATATTCATCGATGACATCAGCCTGACAGAGACGCACTGCCCTGCCGCTGTCTGGCGCATCCAGAACTTCTCAGGCATCCTGGAAACAGCTGACTACAACACTGTGCTGAACAGCCCACGTTTCTATAGCCCTGAGGGTTATGGTTTTGGCGTTCAAGTACGACCACTGTCTGGTTACTCTGATTACACGGGCAACTACACTGGTCTGTACTTCCATCTGGCCAGTGGTGACAATGACATTGTGATGCAGTGGCCTGCTCTGAACCGCCAGGCCACCATAGTGGTGATGGACCAGGATCCAGACATTAAGCTGAGGATGTCCTCTGCTCGTAGCCTTACTACTGACATGAGCACAG TCAGTGGAGGCAAACTAATATGGGACAATCCAAGAAACGTTGGGACCTTTGACCCAAGTTGCCAGTGTTATCGTGGAGATTCATTGGGATGGAGGAGTTTCATAAAACACTACGACTTACGCAGACGGAATTACCTGAAAAATGATGACCTCATTATCTTTGTTGACTTTGAGG ACTTAACAAGCCTGATAAACAGTGAAGTTCCAATTGCACCAAAGGTTTGA